A genome region from Bacteroidia bacterium includes the following:
- a CDS encoding amidohydrolase family protein, with protein MQTISADYIYVGNGEVLKNYAIQVDEKGVIRAILSPQECSERNIQPTFYPGSLCPGFVNAHCHLELSHLKGKIRKNLGLNAFLDALIPLQKYAPSEQEIAKAIVEMAKQGIVAVGDISNTKHTFRIKEKLTTLHIHTFVESFGLHPDKAQERFLQALTLFHELKSEHKSLTPHAPYSVSLPLLKDILDYACGERHILSYHLLESDTERELFEKREGKMYQRLLEWFGDLSFFEPKTNNPVQEWIVHFPFDSAYPKSMIHILFVHNTYLNENELNAILEHFEKPYFVLCPNANLYIENRLPDVDMFVKYKVKVCVGTDSLASNDQLSILAELQTLQQYFPHLDLNRLIVWATLNGAEALYIEDKFGSLEVGKQPGILWLKNTTTHLTEKSEVQRLF; from the coding sequence ATGCAAACCATTAGCGCGGATTATATTTACGTAGGAAATGGAGAAGTACTTAAAAACTATGCTATTCAGGTTGATGAAAAAGGAGTAATAAGGGCTATTTTAAGTCCACAAGAATGCAGTGAAAGAAATATACAGCCTACTTTTTACCCAGGATCGCTATGCCCTGGATTTGTCAATGCACATTGTCATTTGGAACTTTCTCACCTTAAAGGTAAAATTCGTAAGAATCTTGGATTGAATGCGTTTCTTGATGCTCTTATTCCTTTACAAAAATATGCACCTTCGGAGCAGGAGATTGCTAAGGCTATCGTTGAAATGGCTAAGCAAGGTATTGTAGCCGTAGGCGATATCAGCAACACTAAGCACACATTTAGAATAAAAGAAAAGTTGACTACACTTCACATTCACACATTTGTTGAAAGTTTTGGATTGCACCCCGATAAAGCCCAAGAACGTTTCCTTCAAGCTTTGACACTATTTCATGAATTAAAATCCGAACATAAAAGCTTAACGCCGCATGCACCTTATTCTGTAAGTTTGCCCTTACTCAAAGATATTTTGGACTATGCTTGTGGAGAGCGGCATATTTTATCTTATCATCTGTTAGAAAGTGATACAGAGCGAGAACTCTTTGAAAAAAGAGAAGGCAAAATGTATCAAAGACTGTTAGAATGGTTTGGTGACTTATCTTTTTTTGAACCTAAAACTAACAATCCTGTTCAAGAATGGATTGTACATTTTCCGTTTGACTCTGCTTATCCCAAAAGCATGATTCACATATTATTTGTACATAATACATATCTCAATGAAAACGAACTAAACGCTATACTGGAGCATTTTGAAAAACCTTATTTTGTGCTTTGTCCAAATGCTAATTTATATATTGAAAACCGCTTACCTGATGTAGACATGTTTGTCAAGTATAAAGTTAAAGTATGTGTAGGTACAGACAGTTTGGCAAGTAATGACCAATTAAGTATTTTAGCAGAGTTGCAAACGTTGCAGCAATATTTTCCTCATTTAGACTTGAATAGACTCATCGTTTGGGCAACCTTAAACGGAGCAGAAGCGCTGTATATTGAAGACAAGTTTGGTAGTCTTGAGGTAGGTAAACAGCCAGGTATTCTTTGGCTAAAAAATACCACTACTCATCTGACGGAAAAAAGTGAAGTACAAAGACTTTTCTAA
- a CDS encoding mechanosensitive ion channel family protein translates to MKEFFGFFQQTYWGNTVGNYILIGIILSVSIFLRKKIATFIKKLFETYLVKKGYEIDDEKVDSITRRPIYYFIFFLGLWLCYHFYQVPKEWQAGGEWLTNAKGEKIYKPYIGFFEILGYVIKTLFVISIARMLSAIANAIAFIISMHVKKTQSRTDDQIVPLLYQVTKVLIYTFTIIFLLGNVFHLNVSNILTGVGIGGIAIALGAQETIGNFISSLVIVFDKPFQVGDFIKYGANEGFVEQIGFRSTKIRGLDRTLYVVPNRALTGVEVVNFSKRTHRRGFYTLRLQYDTTPAQIKAIKTQVLEMLKQDERLDPEMYVHLHDFGQFGFEMQIIYYLTNIDYLHGTTTHEDILLKITDIVLKNGAKFAVARM, encoded by the coding sequence ATGAAAGAATTTTTTGGTTTTTTTCAGCAAACCTATTGGGGAAATACAGTAGGTAACTACATCTTAATCGGAATTATTTTGTCTGTTTCCATTTTTTTACGTAAAAAAATTGCCACATTCATCAAAAAACTTTTTGAAACTTATCTTGTCAAAAAAGGCTATGAAATAGATGATGAAAAAGTAGATAGCATCACTCGCAGACCTATCTATTACTTTATTTTCTTTTTAGGTTTATGGCTATGCTATCATTTTTATCAGGTACCTAAGGAGTGGCAAGCCGGCGGTGAATGGCTTACAAATGCCAAAGGGGAAAAAATATACAAACCCTACATTGGATTTTTTGAAATATTAGGATACGTAATTAAAACTTTATTTGTTATCAGCATTGCTCGGATGCTCTCCGCTATAGCTAACGCGATTGCTTTTATAATTAGTATGCACGTAAAAAAAACCCAATCTCGTACTGATGACCAAATTGTACCCTTATTATACCAAGTTACCAAAGTACTTATTTATACCTTTACGATAATTTTTTTACTGGGAAATGTATTTCACTTGAACGTAAGTAATATTCTAACAGGAGTAGGAATAGGTGGTATTGCTATTGCTTTGGGCGCACAAGAAACCATAGGAAACTTTATTAGCTCTCTGGTTATTGTATTTGACAAGCCTTTTCAAGTAGGAGATTTTATTAAATATGGGGCAAACGAAGGTTTTGTAGAACAAATTGGATTTAGAAGCACTAAAATTAGAGGATTAGATAGAACACTTTACGTAGTACCTAACAGAGCTTTAACGGGCGTAGAAGTTGTCAATTTTTCAAAAAGGACACATAGAAGGGGCTTTTATACGCTGCGCCTTCAATATGATACAACCCCCGCACAAATAAAAGCTATTAAAACCCAAGTATTAGAAATGCTAAAGCAAGATGAACGCTTAGACCCTGAAATGTATGTCCATTTGCATGATTTTGGTCAGTTTGGTTTTGAAATGCAAATTATTTACTACTTAACCAACATTGATTATCTTCATGGTACAACTACTCATGAAGATATTCTACTCAAAATAACTGATATTGTACTTAAAAATGGGGCAA